A genome region from Musa acuminata AAA Group cultivar baxijiao chromosome BXJ3-5, Cavendish_Baxijiao_AAA, whole genome shotgun sequence includes the following:
- the LOC135638192 gene encoding uncharacterized protein LOC135638192 isoform X1: protein MSSASEMSVKNIETSELRTMEDEYARLMLPSETRMANFDSQQAVEKAKSNSCIWWMKFFFCCFLLLLLIFVFVKWGIPFAFEKVLFPIMEWEATAFGRPVLALVLVASLALFPVVLLPSGPSMWLAGMIFGYGLGFVIIMVGTTIGMLLPYFIGLLFRDRIHGWLNRWPQQTAILRLAAEGSWFHQFRVVALFRISPFPYTIFNYAVVVTSIKFGPYISGSIAGMIPEAFIYIYSGRLIRTLADVKYRKYTMTPVEIIYNIVSLVVAIAITIAFTVYARRALSDLRKAESNSSGGINRNGSLVELAKLPQERSIVHSWRINDV, encoded by the exons ATGTCAAGTGCATCTGAGATGTCAGTAAAGAACATTGAGACCTCTGAGCTACGAACAATGGAAGATGAGTATGCAAGATTAATGTTGCCAAGTGAGACAAGAATGGCCAATTTTGATTCTCAACAGGCAGTTGAGAAAGCTAAATCAAATTCCTGCATCTGgtggatgaaattttttttttgctgcTTTCTTCTACTGCTACTTATTTTCGTCTTTGTCAAATGGGGAATCCCGTTTGCTTTTGAGAAG GTTCTCTTTCCAATTATGGAGTGGGAAGCAACTGCTTTTGGTCGGCCTGTTCTTGCTCTGGTACTCGTTGCATCCTTGGCTTTGTTCCCAGTTGTTTTACTTCCTTCTGGACCATCGATGTGGCTGGCAGGAATGATTTTTGGGTATGGTCTTGGATTTGTTATAATCATGGTAGGAACTACCATAGGCATGTTGTTGCCTTATTTTATTGGCTTGCTATTTCGTGACCGGATACAT GGATGGTTGAATAGATGGCCTCAGCAGACTGCTATACTTAGGCTGGCTGCGGAGGGAAGCTGGTTTCATCAATTTCGGGTCGTTGCACTCTTTAGGATTTCACCATTTCCATACACAATCTTCAACTATGCAGTAGTGGTGACAAGTATAAAATTTGGACCTTATATTAGCGGTTCGATCGCTGGAATGATACCTGAAGCTTTCATCTACATCTATAG TGGGCGATTAATACGGACTTTGGCAGATGTGAAATACAGAAAGTATACCATGACACCGGTGGAGATTATTTACAACATTGTATCGTTAGTTGTCGCCATCGCTATTACAATTGCCTTTACAGTTTATGCGAGACGAGCTTTGAGTGATCTTAGAAAGGCAGAAAGCAACAGCAGTGGGGGCATCAACCGGAATGGCAGTTTGGTTGAACTTGCAAAGCTCCcacaagaaagatcaatagtacATTCTTGGCGGATCAATGATGTATAA
- the LOC135638192 gene encoding uncharacterized protein LOC135638192 isoform X2 yields the protein MSSASEMSVKNIETSELRTMEDEYARLMLPSETRMANFDSQQAVEKAKSNSCIWWMKFFFCCFLLLLLIFVFVKWGIPFAFEKVLFPIMEWEATAFGRPVLALGWLNRWPQQTAILRLAAEGSWFHQFRVVALFRISPFPYTIFNYAVVVTSIKFGPYISGSIAGMIPEAFIYIYSGRLIRTLADVKYRKYTMTPVEIIYNIVSLVVAIAITIAFTVYARRALSDLRKAESNSSGGINRNGSLVELAKLPQERSIVHSWRINDV from the exons ATGTCAAGTGCATCTGAGATGTCAGTAAAGAACATTGAGACCTCTGAGCTACGAACAATGGAAGATGAGTATGCAAGATTAATGTTGCCAAGTGAGACAAGAATGGCCAATTTTGATTCTCAACAGGCAGTTGAGAAAGCTAAATCAAATTCCTGCATCTGgtggatgaaattttttttttgctgcTTTCTTCTACTGCTACTTATTTTCGTCTTTGTCAAATGGGGAATCCCGTTTGCTTTTGAGAAG GTTCTCTTTCCAATTATGGAGTGGGAAGCAACTGCTTTTGGTCGGCCTGTTCTTGCTCTG GGATGGTTGAATAGATGGCCTCAGCAGACTGCTATACTTAGGCTGGCTGCGGAGGGAAGCTGGTTTCATCAATTTCGGGTCGTTGCACTCTTTAGGATTTCACCATTTCCATACACAATCTTCAACTATGCAGTAGTGGTGACAAGTATAAAATTTGGACCTTATATTAGCGGTTCGATCGCTGGAATGATACCTGAAGCTTTCATCTACATCTATAG TGGGCGATTAATACGGACTTTGGCAGATGTGAAATACAGAAAGTATACCATGACACCGGTGGAGATTATTTACAACATTGTATCGTTAGTTGTCGCCATCGCTATTACAATTGCCTTTACAGTTTATGCGAGACGAGCTTTGAGTGATCTTAGAAAGGCAGAAAGCAACAGCAGTGGGGGCATCAACCGGAATGGCAGTTTGGTTGAACTTGCAAAGCTCCcacaagaaagatcaatagtacATTCTTGGCGGATCAATGATGTATAA